One region of Apium graveolens cultivar Ventura unplaced genomic scaffold, ASM990537v1 ctg1271, whole genome shotgun sequence genomic DNA includes:
- the LOC141699745 gene encoding uncharacterized protein LOC141699745 — MLSIRARNLLLLTNTTELRTILSDDQLVDFSGSCFGYFLNLPNFRLQNQLIHHLLVRQLVQPNSDEIWIGVAGVTLKFGISEFATITGLRCFENSDKKSCVKVDNSFISSLFDGVNPIFKSSVKELFFPKKWTCNGDAVKMAKLYLLHHFLLISTTNTQIPKGDLDLLDANKFDEFPWGNELLFYECCPYLNGKYCTNSVARIPRCLNWSNDYLGNFEECSRPLHLSPSSRETEELHLHNLVVQTDVHVILNATAANISDDDFVQPVARPVNPVSSSSDKSVKKMQKQLKRLEASHKKLYSEVDQVKVIVAEQRSYFDSQILKLRALLLSKVWVDDDDCDQDSIDEDNDPFISEVNIRNEVPVDNDAGAKDTPAEKIDIPVSDNEVVRASSGRIDGSFFEKCDKVEHITNDRNEVSRDDKIADISIGVGVEGGVVNEMPPNTLNEIELEMTKFDYRFSEAKVNLGAPISYVDEVNVAGEVANDEAVDKNGSKSEQVAKNVDSIVAELSVVADKVKEDVVSVISHVPGAEVEAVTLCNILSRSELSVVEHDNVDDKILEVAREALDNAICDEGMDDLASCFNKSSHDDMKDAGVAASKVVVLRNPSFTTPLPKRQIRFPAFLRSPFLQHFGSSSKKMACNLKVENKVSIFPFDEDIGKLPELVLSAEYYEWLDTRLLANNSVSFYRKKDNEITPPFKLGGKFIGEKIWFHAIEYGNFNLSNSHVDVFMYYLRKKFKYNANSTKMMTTTDTKFQKIILSLYYDIPDCDNIDESKIRSRKDILDVINGSSLPYGTSWSYVESVLIPLWLHEHNHWVIAVLNLVTREFRVCNTFEKDSAKDFYKQTMLPFSKLLPHFLLLTDFYSRSDIDFTANMYSVKGRTDCLTSMYTRLAYSQCTEIESGMYMICIAEYLAMKMNFPKDSFDVETHRSRLGFLLYSYAIGKQVYEYDSDTEYMADVNEDAEDYVQNVKPKKRKALGKKKVDKREKKTKETKDYIDIL; from the exons ATGTTGAGTATAAGGGCGCGAAACTTGTTACTGCTAACAAATACGACTGAGTTGCGTACTATTCTTTCTGATGATCAACTTGTTGATTTTAGTGGTTCCTGCTTTGGGTATTTCTTGAATTTGCCTAACTTTAGACTTCAGAATCAACTTATTCACCATTTGTTAGTTAGGCAATTGGTTCAACCAAACAGTGATGAGATTTGGATAGGTGTAGCTGGTGTTACGTTGAAGTTTGGGATTTCAGAATTTGCTACTATTACTGGGCTTAGGTGCTTTGAGAATTCGGATAAAAAGAGTTGTGTTAAGGTGGATAACAGTTTCATAAGTAGTTTATTTGATGGCGTGAATCCAATTTTTAAAAGTTCTGTTAAGGAATTGTTTTTTCCTAAAAAATGGACCTGTAATGGAGATGCTGTAAAAATGGCTAAGTTGTATTTGCTGCATCATTTTCTTTTGATTTCTACGACAAATACCCAAATTCCTAAAGGTGATTTAGATTTACTGGATGCTAATAAATTTGATGAGTTTCCTTGGGGAAATGAG CTATTGTTTTATGAGTGTTGTCCTTATCTCAACGGAAAGTATTGTACTAATAGTGTTGCTAGAATTCCACGTTGCCTTAATTGGAGTAATGATTACTTGGGGAATTTTGAAGAATGTTCCAGACCATT ACATTTGTCTCCAAGTTCAAGAGAGACTGAAGAGTTGCATTTGCATAATTTAGTTGTGCAAACTGATGTTCATGTTATCTTGAATGCAACTGCTGCTAACATTTCTGATGACGATTTTGTACAACCTGTTGCAAGACCTGTGAATCCTGTTTCTTCTTCATCAGACAAATCCGTGAAGAAAATGCAAAAGCAGCTAAAAAGACTTGAGGCTAGTCATAAGAAATTGTATTCTGAAGTTGATCAAGTTAAAGTTATTGTTGCTGAACAACGCTCGTACTTTGATTCTCAAATTTTAAAACTCCGTGCTCTTTTATTGAGTAAG GTTTGGGTAGATGATGACGACTGTGATCAAGATTCTATTGATGAAGATAATGATCCTTTTATATCAGAAGTTAATATTCGGAATGAG GTTCCTGTTGATAATGATGCTGGTGCTAAAGATACTCCAGCTGAAAAAATTGATATCCCT GTTTCAGATAATGAAGTTGTTCGAGCAAGTAGTGGAAGAATTGATGGTTCTTTTTTTGAGAAATGTGATAAGGTCGAACATATAACGAATGACAGAAATGAAGTTTCACGTGACGATAAAATTGCTGACATTTCCATTGGTGTTGGGGTTGAAGGTGGTGTTGTGAATGAAATGCCTCCCAATACATTGAATGAAATTGAATTGGAGATGACAAAGTTTGATTATAGGTTCTCAGAAGCAAAAGTTAATCTGGGTGCTCCTATTAGCTATGTAGATGAAGTTAATGTTGCAGGGGAAGTTGCAAATGATGAGGCTGTTGATAAAAATGGAAGCAAATCTGAACAAGTTGCGAAAAATGTTGATTCTATTGTTGCAGAGTTGTCAGTAGTTGCAGATAAAGTTAAAGAAGATGTTGTTTCAGTTATTTCACATGTGCCAGGAGCTGAAGTTGAAGCTGTAACATTATGTAATATTCTGTCGCGTTCAGAATTGTCAGTAGTAGAACATGACAATGTTGATGATAAAATTCTTGAAGTTGCAAGAGAGGCTTTGGATAATGCCATATGTGATGAGGGGATGGATGATTTGGCAAGTTGTTTCAATAAATCTAGTCATGATGATATGAAAGATGCAGGAGTG GCTGCATCTAAAGTTGTTGTGTTGCGGAATCCTAGTTTTACCACTCCTCTGCCTAAAAGACAGATTAGGTTTCCTGCCTTTCTGAGATCTCCATTTTTGCAACATTTTGGATCAAGCTCAAAGAAAATGGCTTGTAATTTGAAAGTTGAAAACAAGGTTTCAATTTTTCCATTTGATGAAGATATTGGGAAGCTTCCTGAGTTAGTGTTAAGTGCAGAGTATTATGAGTGGCTGGATACTAGACTGCTTGCGAATAATAG TGTAAGTTTTTATCGCAAAAAAGATAATGAGATTACTCCTCCTTTTAAGTTGGGAGGGAAGTTTATTGGTGAGAAGATTTGGTTTCACGCCATTGAGTATGGCAATTTCAATCTTTCAAACTCT CATGTTGATGTTTTTATGTACTATCTGAGGAAGAAATTCAAGTATAATGCAAATTCTACGAAGATGATGACTACTACAGACACCAAGTTTCAGAAAATAATTCTATCACTTTATTATGATATTCCTGATTGTGACAATATTGATGAGTCAAAAATCCGTTCGAGAAAGGATATTCTAGATGTTATTAATGGATCTTCGCTGCCGTATGGTACTTCTTGGTCATATGTGGAGTCTGTATTGATACCACTATGGTTGCATGAACATAATCATTGGGTTATTGCTGTTTTGAATCTCGTCACGCGTGAATTTCGTGTGTGCAATACTTTTGAGAAAGATTCAGCTAAAGATTTCTACAAGCAAACTATGCTCCCTTTCTCTAAGTTGCTTCCTCACTTTCTTCTCCTTACTGATTTCTACTCAAGGAGTGACATTGATTTTACTGCTAATATGTATTCAGTTAAGGGAAGAACTGATTGTTTGACATCAATGTATACACGTCTTGCTTATTCTCAGTGCACAGAAAT TGAAAGCGGAATGTATATGATATGTATTGCAGAGTACTTGGCTATGAAAATGAATTTTCCTAAAGATAGTTTTGATGTTGAAACTCATCGATCTAGACTTGGTTTTTTATTGTACTCGTATGCCATTGGAAAACAGGTTTATGAATATGACAGTGACACTGAATATATGGCTGATGTTAATGAAGATGCTGAGGATTATGTTCAAAATGTGAAACCGAAGAAAAGAAAGGCGTTAGGGAAGAAAAAGGTGGATAAGCGTGAGAAGAAAACTAAGGAAACGAAAGACTATATTGATATCTTGTAA